GAGGTTTTTGTCCCAGGCGTAGCTGGCGCTGGCGAAGTTGAATTGATCGCTGGGCACGGCACCTTTGACGCCTTTGGCCGCCACTTCAATATCGTCATGGCCGCTGACGTTGCGCAGGGTATTGCTGGTCAGCTGTCCGGCATTGAGGGTCATGCGGTCGATGTCGGTGGACGTCACCTGGGCGCCGCGAAAGGTTTGCGGCAACAGTCGGCCGTCGTTGGGCAGCACGGTGGGCAGTTTGGGGGTCAAGGTGCCGACGCGCAGCACGGTCTTGGAAATCCGCGCCTTGCCGGTCACGCCGCTGCGGCCATAATTATCCGGCGCCTTTTCGTCACCTACCGGCAGCAGGCCCGAGTTCTGGCGATCCGGTCCGGAGTCCAGCTTGAGGCCGAACAAGCCCATGGCATCGACACCAAAACCCACCGGGCCTTCGGTGAAGCCCGATTCGTATTTGAGGAGAAAGCCTTGTGCCCACTCGTCGCGTTTGGACTGAGCGGCGCCGTCCTGACGATAGTCACTGTTGAAATAGAAATTGCGCAGTTCGAGTTCGGCTTTGCTGTCTTCTAGAAAGTCGGCCTCGGCCATGGACGGCAGAGCCATCGAAAAAACCAGCACAGCAGTGGTAAAACCTAGAGCAGAAGGGGATTTGTGCATTTTTATTCCCGGGCGTGTTGCCTTTTTATTTTTAGAATTATTACCGCGCATCTGCTCGTCACAGCGCGCGGTTTCCAAAGGCTAATGCTTGCGATAGGGAATTAAAAATATATAGAAAGTTGCGGTTCGATACGTTTTGGATATGGTCAGGGTGCCGTGGCTCAATATCCTTCGTTACGGTCGATAGTGCCCGGCATGCATTCGTTGCGTTGATGGCGGCGGATATTGGCCAGCAGGACTTCGAATGCCGTCTGCGGCGATGTCATCGCGCCAATGTGCGGGGTCAGCCAGATGCGTGGGTGTTGCCAGTAAGGATGGTCATCAACTGGAGGTTCGTCGTTGAGCACGTCGAGAATCGCCCGATCAATCTGGCCTGACGCCAACGCGTCGAGCAGATCGGCTTCCACCAGGTGCCCGCCGCGCCCCAGATTGATCAGTTTTGCGCCTTGGGGCAGGGCCGCCAGCAGCTCGGCGTTGATGATGCCCCGCGTGTCATCGGTCAGCGGCAACAGGCAGATCAGCACATCGCATTGATTGAGAAACGGCTTGAGTTGCTCCTGTCCGGCGAAGCACTGCACGCCCTCGATGGTTTTGGCCGAGCGTGCCCAGCCGCTCAGGGCAAAGCCGAACGCTTGCAGGCTTTGCAGCACCGCCACGCCCAGATTGCCCAGGCCCATCACGCCAACGCGTCGTTGACTGGCAGGCACCAGCGGCCGGTTTTGCCATTGATGCTGGCGTTGCTGGTCGAGGTACAGCGGGATGTCGCGATGCAGGCTCAACACGGCGAAACAGGCGTATTCGATGATGCCCTGGGCAATGCCGGGGTCGAGCATGCGCACCACGTCGATGTGCGGCGGCAGTTCGCTCAGGTCGAACTGATCGACGCCCGCCGAGGTGGCGAACACCACTTGCAGATTGGGGTAAGTGCTGTGCAACGCCTTGGGCGCGATCCACGAGGCGAAATAGCGCACGTCAGCCGGATCACCGCCGTCGGATTCCAGACGCACGTCGATGTCTGGCGCATGTTGCCGGAACAGGGATTTCCAGACTTGGCCACGTGCATCATCGATCTTGAACAGCAAGGTCATGGTGGTTCTCACAGCGCTGAAGTGAGGGATGAAGATGCCTGATTCGAACGCAACAATCCCCCGTTTCTCGTCTGGCAAACGGGAGATTGCGCTTTATTTCAGCGCTCGCAGGCCGCTGCGATGGCTTTGCCCAGGGATTCGGTGTTGCCGGTACCGCCAATATCGGCCGTCAGCGGCGCGCGTTCCGGGCCCATGGCCAAGACGGTCTCGATGGCGGTCAACACTTCGGCGCCAGCTTCGGGATGACCCAGATGTTCGAGCATCATGGCGCCGCACCAGATCTGCCCGATGGGATTGGCGATGCCTTTGCCGGCGATGTCGGGTGCGGAGCCGTGTACCGGTTCAAACAGGCTCGGGAAGTGCCGCTCCGGGTTGATATTCGCCGATGGCGCGATGCCAATCGTGCCGGTGCAGGCCGGACCGAGGTCGGAGAGGATGTCGCCGAACAGGTTGCTGGCCACCACCACATCGAACCAGTCCGGGTGCAGGACGAAGTTCGCGGTGAGGATATCAATGTGGTACTTGTCCACCTTGACTTCAGGGTATTTCTTGCCCATTTCCACGACGCGCTCATCCCAGTACGGCATGGTGATGGCGATGCCGTTGGACTTGGTGGCCGAGGTCAGGTGTTTCTTCGGCCGGCTCTGCGCCAGTTCGTAGGCGAACTTCAGTATGCGGTCGACGCCGATGCGGGTCATCACCGTTTCCTGGAGGACGATTTCCCGATCAGTGCCGGGGAACATCTTGCCGCCAACGCTGGAATACTCGCCTTCGGTGTTCTCGCGCACCACCCAGAAATCGATGTCGCCGGGCTTGCGATTGGCCAGCGGCGCCTTGACGCCGGGCATCAGGCGGCACGGGCGCAGGTTAACGTACTGATCGAACTCGCGGCGGAACTGCAACAGCGAATCCCACAGGGAAATATGATCCGGCACTACATCCGGCCAACCGACGGCACCGAAATAAATCGCGTCATAGCCCTTGAGAATCTCGAACCAGTCGTCGGGCATCATCTTGCCGTGGGCCAGGTAATAATCGGCGCTGGCGAAATCGAACCAATCCCATTGCAGCTGCAGATTGTGGTTTTTCGCGACCACATCCAGCACGCGGACGCCTTCGGGCATCACTTCCTTGCCAATACCGTCGCCGGGGATCACTGCAATTTTGTAGTGGGTCTTGCTCATGTGTTCGTCTCCAGGGGATTGATCAGTGGATGCGACTCAGTGTATGCAGTGTTTCTGAATTAATAATTGGCCTTGAACGAAAGCCATTCTTAGATTTAAGGAAACAATCCCTTGAGCATGATCGACGACCTGGCGTTCTTTCAGCAGGTGGCGACGCGCGGCAGCCTGACGGAGGTGGCGCGTCACCTGGGCTTGTCGCTGCCGGCGGTGAGCAAACGCTTGAGCCAGCTTGAAAGTCGCCTGGGCGTGCAATTGCTGCAACGCACCACCCGCCGCTTGTCGCTGACGCCCGAAGGCAGGCTCTATCTGGACGGCGGCCGCCCGATCCTGCGTCAGCTCGAAGAACTGGAGAGCGCGCTGAGCAGCCGCCAACCGACGCTGCATGGGCGTTTGCGCATCAATGGCACGCTGGGATTTGGTCGTCGTCATCTGGCGCCGGTGGTGTCTAGCTTTGCCCGACTGCATCCGCAACTGGAGATTTCCCTGGAGTTGACCAACCAGCCGGTCAGTCTGCTGGACGATCAGTTCGATCTCGGTGTGGGCATGGGCGAGCCGCCTGACTCGCGGTTGATTGGTATTCGTCTGCTGGAAAATCCGCGCATTCTCTGCGCCGCGCCGCGCTATCTGGAAAGCATGCCTGCGCCGCAACAGGTGACGGATCTGGTCCGGCATAACTGCATCGTGCTGCGTCAGTTCGGCAGCGACTATGCCATCTGGCGTTTCCACAAGGACGGCGTCGACTATGCCCACAAGGTCAGCGGAACCTTGTCGAGCAACGACGGTGAAGTCACGGTCGGTCTGGCGCTGGAGGGGCACGGCCTGATCCTGCGTTCACGCTGGGACGTTCAGGAACATCTGGAAAGCGGGCGTCTGCAAGCGGTGCTGGCAGATCATCAGGCACCCAATGGGGATATCTATGCGGTTTACCAGCAGCGTCGCCATTTGCCGCAGCGGATTTCGGCGTTTACCCATTACCTGGCCCAGGCGTTGGCCAAGCGTCTGCCGTTCGCCGCGCCGATACGGTAGAACCTGCTTTCTGGCGAGTTAAATATGAGCGTTTGTACTTGCTGGGTGGGTGCATCATTCAAAGCAAGCCCCAGATCGCTACAAGCGTGGCTCGCCCGCGAAGTGATTTCAGGTACACCGCTTCGCGAGCAAGCTCGCGTCCACCCAGGTTCGCGTTGACGTGGATAGGGCGTTCCCGAGATTCGTTTTATAACCTGAAGTTATGCGCTGTCTGACTATTCGTTCATTGTCGACTCGGGATCAGCTCTTGTAACGTCCTGCCGTCCCGCTCGGTAAAACAAAAAAATCAGACCTGAGCACGCAAGCCATTGCCAGGATTCAGTCGAGGTTTTTTGAAGCTGCCGAATTAATCTACGTTCAGGATGATTTGCCATGAAAACCTTGTCCCGTGGTTCAGTCTTATCCCTGCTGTGTCTGTCGGTAGCTTGCTCGATCCCCGCGATGGCGGCCGAGATTACATTTGTTTCCCAGGGCGGGACTTATCAGGAGGCGCAGACCAAGGCGATCCTTGATCCGGCTGCGAAGCGCCTGAACATTACCGTCAAACAGGACAGCGTTCCCGACGCATGGCCGATGGTCAAAGCCCAGGGCGAGACGAAAAAACCCTTGTGGGATGTGATCGATACGCCAACCTCGAACTGCATTCGCGGCGGCAAGGAAGGTTTGATCGAGCCGCTGGACCTGAGCAAGATGCCCAATGCCCAAGGCATGCCCGCGGCTTACCGCACCCCCTGGTCGGTTGCCTACGAGTTCTATTCGTCGGTGCTCGGCTACAACAAGAAAACCCTGAAAAAAGTGCCGCAGAGCTGGGCCGATTTCTGGAACGTCAAGGACTTCCCCGGTACCCGCGCCTTGCGCAACGACCCGATGGGTACGCTGGAAGCCGCCTTGCTGTCGGACGGCGTGCCTCGCGACAAGCTTTATCCGCTGGATGTGGATCGCGCCTATAAACGCCTGCAACAGATCAAGCCGGATATCGCCGTGTGGTGGAGTTCCGGCGGCCAGTCGGCGCAACTGCTCAATGACGGCGAAGTCGACATGCTGATGATCTGGAACGGGCGCGCCAGCGCCGTGCGCAAGGACAACACCGACGTGGATTTCACCTACAACGACGGTCTGTTGCAGAACACCCAGTTATGCATCCTCAAGAACGCGCCCAACTATGCGACGGCGGTGAAGTTCCTCAACGAAGCGGTTTCGCCGGATCTGCAGGCCAATCTGCCGCTGTACATCGACTACGGTCCGGGCAACCCGGCGGCCTTTGCCACCGGCAAGATCACCGCTGAACGCGCCAAGGAATTGCCAAGTTCGCCAGATAACGCGGCGAAGCAGGCGCTGCTTTCCGAAGAATGGTGGTCGTCGCCGGCCGGCATCGCCGCCAAGGATCGCTGGTTGCAGTTCGTTCAGTAAGGGACTGGGCAGCCCATGATCGACTACCTGATTCTCGGCGGCGGCAGCGCGGGTTGCGTGCTGGCCGCGCGGCTCTCGGAAAACCCCGACCACAAGGTGTGCCTGGTGGAGGCCGGGCGCGA
This genomic window from Pseudomonas sp. G.S.17 contains:
- a CDS encoding OprD family porin, with product MHKSPSALGFTTAVLVFSMALPSMAEADFLEDSKAELELRNFYFNSDYRQDGAAQSKRDEWAQGFLLKYESGFTEGPVGFGVDAMGLFGLKLDSGPDRQNSGLLPVGDEKAPDNYGRSGVTGKARISKTVLRVGTLTPKLPTVLPNDGRLLPQTFRGAQVTSTDIDRMTLNAGQLTSNTLRNVSGHDDIEVAAKGVKGAVPSDQFNFASASYAWDKNLTTSYHYGALEKNYKQHIFNIVHTLPIGESQSFKTDLRYADSSKDGNTNIDNQALGARFTYRISGHSFGAAWQSMKGETGFPHLDGTDSYLVNYVMISPDFANPEEKSWQARYDFDFASVGIPGLTFMTRYLKGDNFARTKTLEGTEWERDTDISYAFQSAPLKNLEVTWRNGSYRSNGTGNDIDQNRFIVSYTLPLL
- a CDS encoding glyoxylate/hydroxypyruvate reductase A — encoded protein: MTLLFKIDDARGQVWKSLFRQHAPDIDVRLESDGGDPADVRYFASWIAPKALHSTYPNLQVVFATSAGVDQFDLSELPPHIDVVRMLDPGIAQGIIEYACFAVLSLHRDIPLYLDQQRQHQWQNRPLVPASQRRVGVMGLGNLGVAVLQSLQAFGFALSGWARSAKTIEGVQCFAGQEQLKPFLNQCDVLICLLPLTDDTRGIINAELLAALPQGAKLINLGRGGHLVEADLLDALASGQIDRAILDVLNDEPPVDDHPYWQHPRIWLTPHIGAMTSPQTAFEVLLANIRRHQRNECMPGTIDRNEGY
- a CDS encoding tartrate dehydrogenase; protein product: MSKTHYKIAVIPGDGIGKEVMPEGVRVLDVVAKNHNLQLQWDWFDFASADYYLAHGKMMPDDWFEILKGYDAIYFGAVGWPDVVPDHISLWDSLLQFRREFDQYVNLRPCRLMPGVKAPLANRKPGDIDFWVVRENTEGEYSSVGGKMFPGTDREIVLQETVMTRIGVDRILKFAYELAQSRPKKHLTSATKSNGIAITMPYWDERVVEMGKKYPEVKVDKYHIDILTANFVLHPDWFDVVVASNLFGDILSDLGPACTGTIGIAPSANINPERHFPSLFEPVHGSAPDIAGKGIANPIGQIWCGAMMLEHLGHPEAGAEVLTAIETVLAMGPERAPLTADIGGTGNTESLGKAIAAACER
- a CDS encoding LysR substrate-binding domain-containing protein; this encodes MSMIDDLAFFQQVATRGSLTEVARHLGLSLPAVSKRLSQLESRLGVQLLQRTTRRLSLTPEGRLYLDGGRPILRQLEELESALSSRQPTLHGRLRINGTLGFGRRHLAPVVSSFARLHPQLEISLELTNQPVSLLDDQFDLGVGMGEPPDSRLIGIRLLENPRILCAAPRYLESMPAPQQVTDLVRHNCIVLRQFGSDYAIWRFHKDGVDYAHKVSGTLSSNDGEVTVGLALEGHGLILRSRWDVQEHLESGRLQAVLADHQAPNGDIYAVYQQRRHLPQRISAFTHYLAQALAKRLPFAAPIR
- a CDS encoding ABC transporter substrate-binding protein, whose translation is MKTLSRGSVLSLLCLSVACSIPAMAAEITFVSQGGTYQEAQTKAILDPAAKRLNITVKQDSVPDAWPMVKAQGETKKPLWDVIDTPTSNCIRGGKEGLIEPLDLSKMPNAQGMPAAYRTPWSVAYEFYSSVLGYNKKTLKKVPQSWADFWNVKDFPGTRALRNDPMGTLEAALLSDGVPRDKLYPLDVDRAYKRLQQIKPDIAVWWSSGGQSAQLLNDGEVDMLMIWNGRASAVRKDNTDVDFTYNDGLLQNTQLCILKNAPNYATAVKFLNEAVSPDLQANLPLYIDYGPGNPAAFATGKITAERAKELPSSPDNAAKQALLSEEWWSSPAGIAAKDRWLQFVQ